The genomic window TGACGCCGACACCGTCCGGAAGGTTCTGAGCACGACGATGCTCGCCGATCTGCCGATCACGCCGGTGTTCGGCGACTGTCTGCTGATCAGCGGGGTGGATCCGGCGGACGTGTTGCCGGCCTGGCGGACGGCGCGCGCGGTGATGCCGTCGACCGGCCGCCGCCCGGTCTTCCTCGACGGCGACGCGCCCCTCTTCGACGATGTCGCCCTCCCCGGCCCGCCGCTCCCGTCTCTCCCTGATCTCCCTGATCTCCCTGATGAGGACTTGGACGACGACTTCGAGGCGGACGCGTGGTCGGGGCCGGAACTCACCGAGCTGGACCGGCAGGCACGGGCCGGCGACCCGTGGCAGGCCTTGAGGCGGCCGTGGTGGGACCTGCCACTCACCGATGACGCGTTCCGGGCACAGGTGCCGGCTTTCGACATTGATTTCAACATTGATTCGGTACGGCACCAGGTCCCCGATCCGACCTTGCAGGCCGTGAACCGTTGTCTGTTCGACCGGATCCGGGGCGATCCCGAACTGCTGGCTCAGGTGCCGCCGTACCGCGACCGTCTCACCGGGCTCCACAACTGGTACCGCCCCGATCGGGTGGAACTGCTGCTGGCGCCCACCACCGAGGCCCATCTGCTCGCCGCGTGGGCCGGCTTCCACGGCACGCTCGGTCAGCACGAGGTGCTGGCCGGTGTCCTGCTGCACTGGCACGACCGGTGGCAGGCCGATCTGGTCGCCGGCTGGGAGACGATGCTCCAGTTCGTCGTGGGCCGGCGTCCGGAGACCGCCGATGACGCGTGCGAGCTGGCGTACCAGATCACGCTGCTGGCCGGCAACCTGGAGATGAACCTGTGGGAGACGGCGCTGGCCGTGACCCGCGGCGACGAGTGGTTCCTGCACGACCGCCCGTGACCCGGCCCCTCATCAGTCGCTGGTGAAGTAGTCGACGGGTCGCGGCCGCTGCAGATCGACGCCGAGGGCGCGAAGCTCGTCCGCGGTGAAGGCATGATGGGCCCGGTCACCGAGGAACAGCCCGACGAGTTCCTCGAGGATGATCAGGTGATCCTCACGGGACTCGTTGTTACGGGACCAGATCCGATCACTGGCGGCCATCACTTTCGTGCCCGCCTCGCCGGCCCGGTCCAGTCTGAGGTGCAGAAGCCCCGCCTCCAGGAACCCGGACCACGGATCAGTAAGCGCGAGCACCGACTCCACAGTCGACCGGAACAGCATGTGCAGCACCGGATCCGGAATACCCTCCGGCGTCAGCCGCACCTCGAAGAGCCGCTCCAGCCCGTCAAGCATGCCCTGGTGGTGAGCCCGGAGCGCGGCATTGAACGCTCCGGCCTCCCGCCGATAGCCGCCATACCGCTCCCCGTCTCGACAGCCCAGATAGGCCTCGACGAGTTCACGCCGCCCGTACCATCGCTGCTCGCTCATGATCTTGAACTTATCCCGGCCGCACGGTCCGCCGGCGCCCTCACCCGGCGCCCATGGAAGCCGTCCGTCACCTGGCGCCGCATGGGAGCCGTCCGGTCAGCTGCCGCTGCTCGGGAGCAGGCCGGAGGCGTGCCAGAGGGTGATGCCGGGGCCGCCTATCAGGTTGAGGCTGGACAGGAACGTGACCACCCGGTCGCCGGCCCAGCGCAGCGTCTCGCGGTGGTGCGGGTTGGCCCGGGCTGCCCGGCGGCCCTCGTCCGGGTCGATGCCGACGGCTCGGTACACACGCGGGTCGATCAGGCGGGTGCCAGTCAAGTAGGCGGCTCGGGCGATCACCAGTCTGTCGAAGTGGAGGCGGGAGCGGCCGGCCGTGCGGATCTGCCGGGCCAACTCCTCCCGGGCGTACCGGACATGTCTCGCCTCTTCGACGACGTGGATGCGGGAGACCATCCGGACCAAGGGCTGCACATCGCTGTGGCTCATCGCCTCGCGCTGCAGGGTGTCCAGGATCTCCTCGGCGATCAGGATGGCGGCGTACATACGCGGGCCGGCGCCGGTGTGGGCGATCCACTTGCCGAGCCACTGGTTGACGCCGGTGGGCTGGTAGACGGGGGTGCCGAGGCGGGCGATCATACGACCGAACATGACCGAGTGGCGGCATTCGTCGCCGATCTCGGTGAGGGCGTACTGGGCGTGCGGGGCGGTCGGGTCCTGATTGAAGTAGTCGCGGATCAACAGTTGCATGAGGATCGTCTCGAACCAGACGCCTAGACCAGCGATGCTGGCGACCTCATGTCTAGTCAAGTCAATACGTTGCTCCTCGGTCATCCGCTCCCAGAGTGCGGTGCCGTAGAGGCTGGAGCGGTGCGGAGGGACGAAATACCTCCCGGGCACGAACGGGGCCGCCCAGTCGATCTCC from Actinoplanes derwentensis includes these protein-coding regions:
- a CDS encoding DUF4253 domain-containing protein, giving the protein MAADADTVRKVLSTTMLADLPITPVFGDCLLISGVDPADVLPAWRTARAVMPSTGRRPVFLDGDAPLFDDVALPGPPLPSLPDLPDLPDEDLDDDFEADAWSGPELTELDRQARAGDPWQALRRPWWDLPLTDDAFRAQVPAFDIDFNIDSVRHQVPDPTLQAVNRCLFDRIRGDPELLAQVPPYRDRLTGLHNWYRPDRVELLLAPTTEAHLLAAWAGFHGTLGQHEVLAGVLLHWHDRWQADLVAGWETMLQFVVGRRPETADDACELAYQITLLAGNLEMNLWETALAVTRGDEWFLHDRP
- a CDS encoding AurF N-oxygenase family protein; its protein translation is MTDRDRTAVRLLHASAEHSYDPEVEIDWAAPFVPGRYFVPPHRSSLYGTALWERMTEEQRIDLTRHEVASIAGLGVWFETILMQLLIRDYFNQDPTAPHAQYALTEIGDECRHSVMFGRMIARLGTPVYQPTGVNQWLGKWIAHTGAGPRMYAAILIAEEILDTLQREAMSHSDVQPLVRMVSRIHVVEEARHVRYAREELARQIRTAGRSRLHFDRLVIARAAYLTGTRLIDPRVYRAVGIDPDEGRRAARANPHHRETLRWAGDRVVTFLSSLNLIGGPGITLWHASGLLPSSGS